From one Gallionella capsiferriformans ES-2 genomic stretch:
- a CDS encoding YchJ family protein, which translates to MRVCPCGSGLNLESCCGPIIAGVNAPTAESLMRSRYSAFVLGELDHVERTHAPEIGDDFNRAEAERTASDVEWLGLEVLSSSETEDAGIVEFSIRFRRDGQEFGQYERASFRREQGRWLYVSGQVGAKPPPRQVVKIGRNDPCPCGSGKKYKKCCGA; encoded by the coding sequence ATGCGGGTGTGTCCTTGTGGTAGTGGTCTGAATTTGGAATCGTGCTGCGGGCCGATTATTGCAGGCGTGAATGCGCCGACGGCCGAGTCGCTGATGCGTTCGCGCTATTCGGCGTTTGTGCTGGGTGAACTCGACCATGTCGAGCGCACCCATGCGCCGGAGATCGGCGATGATTTTAACCGTGCCGAAGCCGAGCGCACGGCCTCCGATGTTGAATGGTTGGGGCTGGAGGTTTTGTCATCCAGCGAGACGGAGGATGCGGGCATCGTTGAGTTTTCGATCCGCTTTCGCCGCGATGGCCAGGAGTTCGGTCAGTATGAGCGGGCGAGTTTTCGCCGCGAGCAGGGGCGCTGGTTGTATGTCAGCGGTCAGGTGGGCGCGAAACCGCCACCGCGTCAGGTGGTTAAAATCGGTCGTAATGACCCGTGTCCCTGCGGGTCAGGCAAAAAATACAAAAAGTGCTGCGGTGCATGA
- a CDS encoding LytR/AlgR family response regulator transcription factor: MSTIARALRIFIVDDEPPARNRLRELLSDCNEQLALEITGEAGNGQEALDKLMVEPADVVLLDIRMPQMDGIELAQHLQKLPRSPVVIFTTAYDAYAIKAFELHAIDYLLKPIRLGRLFDALSRARAAVPVQLEVLRDLLPEPRRHLAIHERGKIHLIAIEQVLFLRAELKYITVRTGEREYLIEESLTALEKEFITRFVRIHRNCLVARDAIEGFERGGDEGEGSGWLVKLKGLPEALPISRRQQHIVKDFG, from the coding sequence ATGAGTACGATCGCGCGGGCATTGCGCATATTTATTGTCGATGACGAGCCGCCTGCGCGTAACCGGTTGCGTGAATTACTCAGTGATTGTAACGAGCAGCTGGCACTGGAAATCACGGGTGAGGCGGGCAACGGTCAGGAGGCACTGGATAAATTGATGGTAGAGCCGGCGGATGTTGTACTGCTCGATATTCGCATGCCGCAGATGGATGGGATTGAACTTGCACAACACCTGCAAAAATTACCCCGGTCGCCTGTCGTGATTTTTACCACCGCCTATGATGCCTATGCGATCAAGGCCTTTGAATTACACGCGATCGACTACCTGCTCAAACCGATACGGCTGGGGCGATTGTTTGATGCCCTCAGTCGCGCGCGCGCCGCTGTGCCGGTTCAACTGGAGGTGTTGCGCGATTTGCTGCCCGAGCCGCGTCGTCATCTGGCGATCCACGAGCGGGGTAAGATTCATCTGATCGCTATCGAACAAGTGCTTTTTTTGCGTGCCGAGTTAAAGTACATCACGGTGCGCACCGGTGAGCGCGAGTATTTGATTGAGGAGTCGCTGACGGCGCTCGAGAAGGAATTTATCACACGCTTTGTGCGCATCCATCGCAACTGTCTGGTGGCCCGGGATGCGATAGAGGGATTTGAGCGCGGCGGCGATGAGGGGGAGGGCAGCGGCTGGTTAGTAAAGCTCAAAGGATTGCCGGAAGCGCTGCCTATCAGTCGCCGCCAGCAGCATATCGTTAAAGACTTCGGCTGA
- a CDS encoding sensor histidine kinase yields the protein MNKARSIKQNYRLDALPDFRNLGVTLRILLLGNGMALIGALFQANGWSAMALQFMQIESLLTPVMLASLLLLWVGCAWLKKLAYWRGVLSVNIAVGLISTGIYVFGGELYRPDFGTDRGFELIRCLLTSLILCNLLLAYFRLRAQWLSRALDDGRLQVLRARIRPHFLYNTINAVLGILRTQPRRAETALEDMADLFRMAMSDEQDLVSLGNEIQLCRQYIALEQLRMEGRLRVEWIIKDLPDDTLIPAFLLQPLLENAVYHGIEPLIDGGCIHIMLQRSGASLQIRIDNPCPESNAVRSHEGNKIALQNIRERLALLFDAEASYQVLSSNNTYRVEINLPYLKEML from the coding sequence ATGAATAAGGCGCGCAGTATAAAACAAAATTACCGCCTCGACGCGTTGCCCGACTTTCGCAACCTCGGTGTGACCCTGCGTATCCTGTTGCTGGGCAACGGGATGGCGCTAATTGGCGCACTTTTTCAGGCCAATGGATGGTCTGCTATGGCCTTGCAGTTCATGCAAATCGAGAGTTTACTCACGCCTGTTATGCTCGCCAGTTTATTGTTGTTGTGGGTCGGGTGCGCGTGGCTCAAGAAGCTTGCTTACTGGCGGGGGGTGTTGAGTGTCAATATCGCTGTGGGTCTGATATCCACCGGCATCTATGTTTTTGGCGGCGAGCTGTATCGTCCGGATTTTGGCACGGACAGAGGTTTTGAGCTGATACGCTGTCTGTTGACGAGCCTCATTCTATGCAATTTGTTGCTGGCCTATTTTCGTCTGCGCGCTCAGTGGTTGTCGCGCGCACTGGATGACGGGCGCTTGCAGGTTTTACGGGCACGCATACGCCCGCATTTTTTATACAACACCATCAATGCGGTGCTGGGGATCTTGCGCACGCAGCCGCGCCGGGCTGAAACCGCGCTGGAAGACATGGCGGATTTGTTTCGCATGGCCATGTCAGATGAACAGGATCTGGTGTCGCTGGGCAACGAGATTCAATTGTGCCGGCAATATATCGCGCTCGAACAGTTGCGCATGGAAGGGCGGCTGCGCGTGGAGTGGATCATCAAAGATCTGCCTGATGACACGCTGATTCCGGCATTTTTGTTACAGCCTTTGCTGGAAAATGCGGTGTATCACGGTATCGAGCCCTTGATTGATGGCGGCTGTATTCATATTATGCTGCAACGAAGTGGTGCGTCACTGCAGATACGGATCGATAATCCTTGTCCGGAAAGTAATGCGGTGCGCAGTCATGAGGGAAACAAGATTGCACTGCAAAATATACGGGAGCGGCTGGCGTTGCTGTTTGACGCTGAGGCCAGTTATCAGGTGCTTAGCAGCAACAATACCTATCGGGTGGAGATTAACTTGCCCTATTTGAAAGAGATGTTATGA
- the argH gene encoding argininosuccinate lyase produces the protein MASIQDNDTWSGRFSEPVAELVKRYTASVDFDRKLALFDIRGSLAHAQMLAARAIISDADLADIRRGLTTIEAEILSGEFIWSLDLEDVHLNIEKRLTTLVGDAGKRLHTGRSRNDQVATDVRLYLRSAIDDLLILIRALQSAFLDLAENHTDTIMPGFTHLQVAQPISFAHHLMAYYEMLKRDAERLQDARRRVNRLPLGAAALAGTSYPIDREMVAGLLDFDGVCENSLDAVSDRDFAIEFTACAALIMTHLSRCSEELILWMSPMVGFIDIADRFCTGSSIMPQKKNPDVPELVRGKTGRVNGHLVALLTLMKGQPLAYNKDNQEDKEPLFDTVDTLSQTLRIYADMITGIKVKPEAMRRAALQGYATATDLADYLVKKGLPFRDAHEAVALAVRFAEQRGVDLSDISLAELKSFSVLIEDDIYQVLSLEGSLASRNHIGGTAPNQVKAAIARARLFLAQQPD, from the coding sequence ATGGCAAGCATACAAGATAATGACACCTGGTCGGGGCGTTTTTCAGAACCTGTCGCAGAATTGGTCAAACGTTACACCGCTTCGGTCGATTTTGACCGTAAACTGGCGCTATTCGACATCAGGGGATCGCTGGCGCATGCGCAGATGCTCGCCGCGCGCGCCATCATCAGCGATGCGGATCTTGCCGACATCCGGCGCGGTCTGACGACCATCGAAGCCGAAATCCTAAGCGGAGAATTTATCTGGTCGCTGGATCTGGAAGACGTCCATCTGAATATCGAAAAGCGTCTGACCACACTGGTCGGAGATGCCGGCAAGCGACTGCATACGGGACGTTCGCGCAATGATCAGGTCGCGACCGATGTGCGGCTTTATTTGCGCAGCGCGATTGACGATTTGCTGATACTGATCCGCGCACTACAAAGCGCATTCCTCGATCTGGCAGAAAATCATACCGACACCATCATGCCCGGCTTCACCCATTTGCAAGTCGCCCAGCCGATCAGCTTCGCGCACCACCTGATGGCGTATTACGAGATGCTAAAACGGGATGCCGAGCGATTGCAGGATGCAAGGCGCCGCGTCAACCGCCTGCCGTTGGGTGCTGCCGCCTTAGCCGGCACCAGCTACCCCATCGACCGCGAGATGGTCGCAGGCCTGCTGGACTTTGACGGCGTGTGCGAAAACTCGCTCGACGCGGTCTCGGACCGTGATTTTGCCATCGAATTCACCGCCTGCGCCGCCCTCATCATGACGCATCTGTCGCGCTGCTCGGAGGAATTGATCCTGTGGATGAGCCCGATGGTCGGCTTCATCGATATCGCCGATCGTTTCTGCACGGGTTCCTCCATCATGCCGCAGAAGAAAAATCCCGACGTACCGGAACTGGTGCGCGGCAAAACCGGTCGCGTGAATGGTCATCTGGTAGCGCTCTTAACCCTGATGAAGGGGCAACCTCTGGCTTATAACAAAGACAATCAGGAAGACAAAGAACCCCTGTTTGACACCGTGGATACGCTAAGCCAAACGTTGCGCATCTATGCCGACATGATTACCGGCATCAAAGTCAAACCGGAAGCCATGCGCCGTGCCGCACTGCAAGGCTATGCCACCGCAACCGATCTTGCCGACTATCTGGTCAAAAAGGGGCTGCCTTTCCGTGATGCACACGAAGCGGTTGCGCTCGCCGTCCGTTTCGCCGAACAGCGCGGCGTTGATTTGAGCGATATCAGCTTAGCAGAACTGAAATCCTTTTCGGTGCTGATCGAGGATGACATCTATCAGGTGCTGTCTCTCGAAGGCTCGCTCGCCAGCCGCAACCACATCGGCGGCACAGCCCCTAATCAGGTGAAAGCGGCCATTGCACGGGCACGCCTGTTTCTCGCTCAACAACCTGATTGA
- the grxD gene encoding Grx4 family monothiol glutaredoxin, with product MTQDIQQRIHQLVTEHAVVLFIKGSAKFPQCGFSANVVRILNLLGVKEFLAVNVFEDPEMVPGLVEYASWPTLPQCYIRGEFVGGSDIMTEMYQSGELKQLLGELATAA from the coding sequence ATGACTCAAGACATTCAGCAGCGCATCCACCAGCTCGTTACCGAACATGCCGTCGTGTTGTTCATTAAAGGCTCGGCAAAATTCCCTCAGTGCGGTTTTTCTGCCAATGTGGTGCGGATTCTGAATTTGCTGGGTGTGAAAGAATTTTTGGCGGTCAATGTATTTGAAGATCCTGAGATGGTGCCAGGTCTAGTTGAATATGCGAGCTGGCCGACATTGCCCCAGTGTTACATCAGAGGGGAATTCGTCGGCGGCTCGGACATCATGACTGAGATGTATCAGAGCGGTGAGCTCAAACAGCTGCTGGGTGAGCTGGCGACCGCTGCCTAG
- the prmC gene encoding peptide chain release factor N(5)-glutamine methyltransferase, with translation MSISDSTPPLTLGALLKQDSRHLEDALHHDSVTARIEVQCLLQSVLGVNRAYLLTHPERILTVRETARYVELFARRLAGEPIAYLLGEREFFGLNFKVTPATLIPRPDTELLVEMALQHIPAGGAVLDMGTGSGAIALSIARERPDARVVAVDASEAALIVAAENAQRLNLGRVRLLRSDWFSALSGERFDLIASNPPYIENGDVHLSLGDVRFEPLSALASGADGLDDIRRIIVEAKAYLNAGGWLMFEHGYNQAERVRGLLQDAGFFGVSSVLDLSGIERVTQGQA, from the coding sequence ATGTCAATTTCTGATTCGACTCCCCCGTTAACGCTGGGCGCGCTGCTAAAACAGGACAGCCGGCATCTCGAAGACGCCCTCCATCATGATTCGGTGACGGCGCGCATCGAAGTGCAATGCCTGTTGCAATCGGTGTTGGGCGTTAATCGCGCCTATTTGCTGACCCATCCTGAACGCATCCTCACCGTCCGTGAGACGGCTCGCTATGTTGAACTGTTTGCGCGTCGTCTTGCGGGTGAACCCATCGCCTATTTGCTGGGGGAACGTGAATTTTTTGGCCTGAATTTCAAGGTCACCCCCGCTACCTTGATTCCTCGCCCCGATACCGAATTGCTGGTCGAGATGGCTCTGCAGCACATTCCTGCGGGCGGGGCGGTGCTGGATATGGGCACGGGGAGTGGCGCGATTGCACTGTCGATTGCCCGTGAACGACCCGATGCGCGTGTGGTGGCGGTGGATGCTTCGGAGGCGGCGCTTATTGTTGCGGCTGAGAATGCACAGCGCCTCAATTTGGGGCGTGTGCGGTTGCTGCGTAGCGACTGGTTCTCTGCCTTGTCGGGTGAGCGCTTTGATCTGATCGCATCGAACCCGCCCTACATTGAAAACGGTGATGTGCATCTGTCTTTGGGCGATGTGCGTTTCGAGCCGCTGAGCGCACTGGCGTCAGGTGCGGACGGTCTGGATGATATTCGGCGCATTATTGTTGAGGCTAAAGCGTATCTAAACGCGGGCGGCTGGCTGATGTTCGAGCACGGTTACAATCAGGCAGAGCGCGTGCGCGGGCTGTTGCAGGATGCCGGATTTTTCGGCGTTTCCTCAGTGTTAGATTTATCTGGAATCGAGCGGGTGACGCAGGGGCAAGCTTGA
- the prfA gene encoding peptide chain release factor 1: protein MKPNIATKLGQLSERLLEVNQLLSTEEATRDMDTYRKLNRERAELEPVVDLFHAYQACEGDIAAAREMAEDPEMREFADTEIKEGEAKLALLDKELQTQLLPKDPNDERSVFLEVRAGTGGDEAALFAGDLFRMYSRFAERRRWQVEVVSESPGEMGGYKEIIARIAGQGAYSVLKFESGAHRVQRVPATETQGRVHTSACTVAIMPEVDEVNDVVLNNADLRIDTFRASGAGGQHINKTDSAVRITHIPTGVVVECQDGRSQHQNKAQAMRVLCARIKDAQVRAQNAETAATRKSLVGSGDRSERIRTYNYPQGRVTDHRINLTLYKMDAIMDGEISELTGALMAEHQAEQLAAMAEDVNF, encoded by the coding sequence ATGAAACCAAATATCGCTACTAAACTCGGGCAGCTGAGTGAGCGCCTGCTCGAAGTCAACCAGCTGTTGAGCACTGAAGAAGCCACCCGCGACATGGACACCTATCGCAAGCTCAATCGCGAACGCGCCGAGCTCGAACCTGTGGTGGATCTGTTCCATGCCTATCAGGCCTGCGAGGGCGATATTGCCGCCGCGCGTGAGATGGCGGAAGACCCGGAGATGCGGGAATTTGCCGATACCGAGATCAAGGAAGGCGAGGCGAAACTGGCGCTGCTGGACAAAGAGCTGCAGACGCAGTTGTTGCCTAAAGATCCTAACGATGAACGCAGCGTGTTTCTCGAAGTGCGCGCCGGTACCGGCGGCGACGAGGCGGCCTTGTTTGCGGGCGATTTGTTCCGCATGTATTCGCGCTTTGCCGAGCGCCGCCGCTGGCAAGTTGAAGTGGTGTCTGAGAGCCCGGGCGAAATGGGCGGTTACAAGGAAATCATCGCCCGTATCGCGGGACAGGGCGCCTATTCCGTGTTGAAATTTGAATCGGGTGCGCATCGCGTGCAGCGCGTGCCGGCGACCGAGACGCAGGGGCGCGTGCACACCTCGGCCTGTACGGTTGCCATCATGCCGGAAGTCGATGAAGTCAATGACGTGGTGCTGAACAACGCCGATCTGCGCATCGACACCTTCCGTGCCTCAGGTGCCGGTGGACAGCACATCAACAAGACCGATTCTGCGGTGCGCATCACGCATATTCCGACAGGGGTGGTGGTCGAATGCCAGGACGGCCGTTCGCAGCACCAGAACAAGGCGCAGGCGATGCGCGTGCTGTGCGCCCGTATCAAGGACGCGCAAGTGCGTGCCCAAAATGCTGAGACGGCGGCCACCCGCAAGAGTCTGGTGGGCAGCGGCGACCGTTCCGAACGCATCCGCACCTACAATTATCCGCAAGGGCGTGTCACCGACCACCGCATCAATCTGACGCTGTACAAAATGGACGCGATCATGGACGGCGAAATTAGCGAACTGACTGGTGCGCTGATGGCTGAACATCAGGCCGAACAACTCGCCGCCATGGCGGAAGATGTCAATTTCTGA